The Serpentinimonas maccroryi genome has a segment encoding these proteins:
- a CDS encoding phage/plasmid primase, P4 family, translating to MINFNGTTSPPESKRDADREELRVELIARLESVLGTLFPAGKKRRGKFLIGDILGSPGDSLEVVLAGEKAGLWTDRADNTGGDVYALIGGHFGIDVHGDFPRVLDAAADLLGRARAKPVRKSSKKEAPVDDLGPATAKWDYLDATGQLIAVVYRYDPLGRKKEFRPWDVKRRKMAPPETRPLYNQPGMTSAAQVVLVEGEKCAQALIDAGVVATTAMHGANAPVDKTDWLPLAGKAVLIWPDRDKPGWAYATLAAQAILSAGAKSCHILYPPEDAAEGWDAADAIAEGYDFAALLAHGPRLQMHDVTDDAESVVSGDESVWGTEDALALAFTRRFHRDWRYVATWGRWLVWDGHRWRTEDTLAATDLIRSVCRHAAVNANNPKIAAKLASSGTVGGVERLARADRRHAATTDEWDADPWLLNTPGGVVDLKTGRKRANDRGDRMTKITTATPFGDCPTWKQFLSEVTGCDQEMQTYLQRMVGYALTGSTQEHALFFLYGTGANGKSVFVNTLATILGDYATNAPMDSFMETRTDRHPTDMAGLRGARFVAAIETEQGRRWAESKVKNLTGGDKIAARFMRQDFFEFFPQFKLFVAGNHKPSIRNVDEAMKRRLHLIPFTITVPPERRDKHLQQKLLAERDGILAWAVQGCLDWQRLGKLAPPQQVVDATEEYFEGEDALGRWLEERCVREPNAKSLTAELFNDWKQWAESAGEFTGSQKRFADLLITRGLEKWRNGMGLRGFQGVGLKYPPAPAYTSYADN from the coding sequence ATGATCAACTTCAACGGCACCACGTCACCACCTGAGTCCAAGCGTGATGCCGACCGCGAAGAACTGCGCGTCGAACTGATCGCACGCCTGGAATCGGTGCTGGGTACGCTGTTCCCGGCTGGCAAGAAACGCCGTGGCAAGTTTCTGATTGGCGACATCCTGGGCAGCCCGGGCGACAGCCTCGAGGTGGTGCTCGCTGGCGAGAAAGCCGGGCTGTGGACGGATCGCGCCGACAACACCGGGGGCGACGTCTACGCCCTCATTGGCGGGCACTTCGGCATCGACGTTCACGGCGATTTCCCGCGCGTGCTCGACGCTGCTGCAGACCTTTTGGGCCGCGCTCGGGCAAAGCCTGTGCGCAAATCCAGCAAGAAGGAGGCTCCGGTCGACGATCTGGGCCCAGCCACAGCCAAGTGGGATTACCTGGACGCGACGGGGCAGCTGATCGCAGTGGTTTACCGCTACGACCCGCTCGGACGCAAGAAAGAGTTCCGACCCTGGGATGTGAAGCGGCGCAAGATGGCCCCGCCCGAGACGCGCCCGCTCTACAACCAGCCGGGAATGACCAGCGCCGCCCAGGTGGTGTTGGTCGAGGGCGAGAAATGCGCGCAGGCACTGATCGACGCGGGCGTCGTGGCCACCACGGCGATGCACGGCGCCAACGCGCCGGTCGATAAAACCGACTGGTTGCCTTTGGCTGGCAAAGCCGTGCTCATCTGGCCCGACCGCGACAAGCCGGGCTGGGCCTACGCCACGCTGGCGGCGCAGGCGATCTTGTCTGCGGGCGCGAAGTCCTGCCACATCCTGTACCCGCCCGAGGATGCTGCCGAGGGCTGGGATGCGGCTGACGCCATCGCCGAGGGATATGATTTCGCGGCCCTTTTAGCCCATGGCCCGCGTTTGCAGATGCACGATGTTACTGACGATGCCGAGTCGGTGGTCAGCGGCGATGAGTCGGTGTGGGGTACGGAAGATGCGCTGGCCCTGGCCTTCACCCGGCGCTTCCACCGCGACTGGCGATATGTGGCGACGTGGGGGCGCTGGCTGGTGTGGGACGGCCACCGCTGGCGCACCGAGGACACGCTGGCTGCGACCGATTTGATCCGCAGCGTCTGTCGCCACGCGGCCGTCAACGCCAACAACCCCAAGATCGCGGCCAAACTCGCCAGCTCCGGCACGGTCGGTGGCGTGGAGCGGCTGGCCCGAGCTGATCGCCGACACGCGGCCACGACCGACGAGTGGGACGCCGACCCGTGGCTGCTCAACACACCCGGGGGCGTGGTCGATCTCAAGACAGGTCGCAAGCGTGCGAACGACCGCGGTGACCGGATGACCAAGATCACGACGGCCACCCCCTTCGGTGACTGTCCTACGTGGAAGCAGTTTCTGTCCGAGGTGACGGGCTGCGACCAGGAGATGCAGACCTACCTGCAACGGATGGTGGGCTATGCGTTGACCGGATCGACGCAGGAGCACGCACTGTTCTTCCTGTACGGCACGGGCGCGAATGGCAAGTCGGTGTTCGTCAACACGCTGGCCACCATCCTTGGTGACTACGCCACCAACGCGCCGATGGACTCCTTCATGGAGACGCGCACAGACCGGCATCCGACCGACATGGCAGGCTTGCGCGGCGCACGCTTCGTGGCGGCCATCGAAACCGAGCAGGGTCGTCGCTGGGCCGAGTCCAAGGTCAAGAACCTCACCGGTGGCGACAAGATCGCTGCGCGCTTCATGCGCCAGGACTTCTTCGAGTTCTTCCCGCAGTTCAAGTTGTTCGTGGCGGGCAATCACAAGCCGTCGATTCGCAACGTGGACGAGGCGATGAAGCGGCGACTGCACCTGATCCCCTTCACGATCACTGTGCCGCCCGAGCGTCGCGACAAGCACCTACAGCAGAAGCTCTTGGCCGAGCGTGACGGCATCCTTGCGTGGGCAGTTCAGGGATGCCTCGACTGGCAGCGTCTGGGCAAGCTCGCACCGCCCCAGCAGGTCGTTGATGCTACCGAGGAGTACTTCGAGGGCGAGGACGCGCTAGGCCGCTGGCTCGAGGAGCGCTGCGTGCGCGAGCCAAACGCCAAGTCGCTGACCGCCGAACTGTTCAACGACTGGAAGCAATGGGCCGAGTCCGCAGGGGAATTCACGGGCTCGCAAAAGCGCTTTGCCGATCTGCTCATCACTCGTGGTCTGGAGAAGTGGCGCAACGGCATGGGGCTGCGTGGCTTTCAGGGCGTTGGCCTCAAGTACCCACCCGCGCCTGCTTACACCTCTTATGCCGATAACTGA
- a CDS encoding PD-(D/E)XK nuclease family protein produces the protein MMDFNSTSSISGQITALVDAGMQRARAQQSERQYLGASRLGAACERALQFEYAKAPVDHGRDTPGRMLRIFERGHVMENCMVAWLRDAGFDLRTRRADGEQFGFSVADGRLRGHIDGVIVAGPEGFAYPALWECKCLGNKSWSDLEKKGLAISKPVYAAQVAIYQAYLELHEHPAIFTALNADTMEVYTEAVPFDAALAQRMSDRAVKVITATEAGDLLPRAFNDPTHFECKFCSWQGRCWRTQA, from the coding sequence ATGATGGACTTCAACTCCACTTCGAGCATCTCGGGCCAGATCACTGCGCTGGTCGACGCAGGGATGCAGCGCGCCCGAGCCCAGCAGTCCGAGCGCCAGTACCTTGGTGCCTCGCGGTTGGGCGCTGCCTGCGAGCGTGCGCTGCAGTTTGAGTACGCCAAGGCACCGGTCGATCATGGGCGGGACACCCCGGGCCGGATGCTGCGCATCTTCGAGCGCGGGCACGTCATGGAGAACTGCATGGTCGCGTGGCTGCGCGACGCCGGTTTCGACCTGCGTACCCGCAGGGCCGATGGCGAGCAGTTTGGCTTCTCAGTGGCCGACGGTCGTCTGCGGGGTCACATCGACGGCGTCATCGTCGCGGGTCCCGAGGGCTTTGCCTATCCGGCGCTTTGGGAATGCAAATGCCTGGGCAACAAGTCCTGGAGTGACCTGGAGAAAAAGGGGCTGGCCATCTCCAAGCCCGTCTACGCGGCGCAAGTGGCGATCTACCAAGCCTATCTCGAACTGCACGAACACCCGGCGATCTTCACGGCGCTCAACGCAGACACGATGGAGGTCTACACGGAGGCCGTGCCCTTTGACGCAGCGCTGGCCCAGCGCATGTCGGATCGGGCGGTGAAGGTCATCACGGCGACCGAAGCGGGAGATCTCCTGCCGCGCGCCTTCAATGACCCGACCCACTTCGAGTGCAAGTTCTGCTCTTGGCAAGGCCGCTGCTGGAGAACACAAGCATGA
- a CDS encoding DUF6511 domain-containing protein — protein MKCWVCKRQARGFGHTDNRHGVGDPRRYPIDWVFCSQRCQTAFHAMYGNWLRAKDGRSDIKGVAMIDPSDIELAAMRKCLKSFGEAAGEIGFTKPLGNYSEAEALQVIDAIVTCYTDAMVEHHEASKYPPVRGMTPTPDPMTPSSAHPFADMEDDLPWEEPKGKKP, from the coding sequence GTGAAATGCTGGGTCTGCAAACGACAGGCCCGGGGATTCGGTCACACCGACAACCGGCATGGTGTCGGCGATCCCCGGCGCTACCCCATCGACTGGGTGTTCTGCTCGCAGCGCTGCCAGACCGCGTTCCACGCGATGTACGGCAACTGGCTGCGCGCCAAGGATGGTCGCAGCGACATCAAGGGGGTCGCCATGATCGATCCCTCTGATATCGAGCTGGCCGCGATGCGCAAGTGCCTCAAGTCCTTTGGCGAGGCGGCAGGCGAGATCGGCTTCACCAAGCCGCTGGGCAACTACTCCGAAGCCGAGGCGCTGCAGGTGATCGACGCCATCGTCACTTGCTACACCGATGCGATGGTTGAGCACCACGAGGCGAGCAAGTACCCGCCCGTGCGCGGCATGACGCCGACGCCCGATCCCATGACGCCGAGTTCAGCCCATCCGTTCGCGGATATGGAAGACGACCTGCCCTGGGAAGAACCGAAGGGGAAGAAGCCATGA
- a CDS encoding P63C domain-containing protein, with protein MNATVLTASHYGVVRFGDLQCEAVVLKGGERGYVRRQLAKLLGFHETHKGGRFARFLADFAPNSLSTLEKTREPILLPSGRQAQFFPAGIIADVASAVVSAAINGTLHKARQGIVPNCMKIMRALATTGEVALIDEATGYQYHRAPDALQELISKLLRQSCSSWERRFHPDYYRALYRLFGWKYQGHDQNPPHVVGQITQRWVYGPVLPATLIDEIRARKGISQKHHQWLSDQGLARLETQIHAVTAIARSSTCYRDFDRRCEAAFAGGSLQLALLAEDFEEVA; from the coding sequence ATGAACGCAACCGTACTCACTGCCAGCCACTACGGCGTCGTGCGTTTCGGCGATCTGCAATGCGAGGCCGTTGTCCTCAAGGGCGGCGAGCGTGGCTATGTCCGTCGCCAACTGGCCAAGCTGCTCGGCTTCCACGAGACACACAAGGGTGGCCGATTTGCCCGGTTCCTGGCTGATTTCGCGCCTAACTCCTTGTCGACATTGGAGAAAACTCGTGAGCCGATTCTGTTGCCATCGGGACGACAGGCACAGTTCTTCCCGGCAGGGATCATTGCCGACGTCGCGTCGGCGGTGGTCAGCGCCGCCATCAACGGCACGCTGCACAAGGCCCGCCAGGGCATCGTGCCCAACTGCATGAAGATCATGCGCGCGCTGGCCACCACCGGCGAGGTCGCGCTGATCGACGAGGCGACGGGCTACCAGTACCACCGCGCGCCAGACGCTCTGCAGGAACTGATCTCCAAGCTGCTGCGCCAGTCGTGCTCCTCTTGGGAGCGTCGCTTCCACCCAGACTACTACCGCGCCCTCTACCGGCTGTTCGGCTGGAAGTACCAGGGCCACGACCAGAACCCGCCCCACGTTGTCGGCCAGATCACGCAGCGCTGGGTCTATGGGCCGGTGCTGCCCGCCACGCTGATCGACGAGATCCGCGCTCGCAAGGGCATCTCTCAGAAGCACCACCAGTGGCTGTCCGATCAGGGCCTCGCCCGTCTGGAAACGCAGATTCACGCGGTGACCGCCATTGCGCGCAGCTCGACCTGCTACCGCGACTTCGACCGCCGTTGCGAAGCGGCCTTCGCTGGCGGCTCGCTGCAGTTGGCGCTGCTCGCCGAAGACTTTGAGGAGGTGGCGTGA
- a CDS encoding ATP-binding protein, with protein sequence MAERKGVKLLMLGKSGIGKTSRLKDLDPATTLFLDIEAGDLAVADWPGDTIRPVSWPESRDFFVFLAGPDKSLPSESAFSQAHYDHVIEKFGDAKQLDRYQTFFLDSITQLSRQCFAWCKTQPGAVSDRSGKPDLRAAYGLLGQEMIGALTHLQHARGKNVVFVAILDERLDDFNRKVFVPQIEGSKTSLELPGIVDEVVTLAEIKAEDGSSYRAFVTHTVNPYGFPAKDRSGRLDLLEPPHLGALIAKCAGASITPASAANTTPTESQE encoded by the coding sequence ATGGCCGAGCGCAAGGGCGTGAAGCTGCTGATGCTGGGCAAGTCCGGCATCGGCAAAACCTCCCGGCTCAAAGACCTCGACCCCGCCACCACCTTGTTCCTCGACATCGAGGCAGGCGACTTGGCTGTGGCCGACTGGCCGGGCGACACCATCCGCCCGGTGTCGTGGCCCGAGAGCCGCGACTTCTTCGTGTTCCTCGCGGGCCCGGACAAGTCGTTGCCCTCCGAGAGCGCGTTCTCGCAGGCGCACTACGACCACGTCATCGAGAAGTTTGGCGATGCGAAGCAGCTTGATCGCTACCAGACCTTCTTCCTGGACTCGATCACGCAACTGTCTCGCCAGTGCTTTGCGTGGTGCAAGACGCAGCCCGGCGCGGTCAGCGACCGCTCCGGCAAACCCGACCTGCGCGCGGCCTATGGCCTGCTCGGGCAGGAAATGATCGGCGCGTTGACCCACCTGCAACACGCCCGGGGCAAGAACGTGGTGTTCGTGGCGATCCTCGACGAACGCTTGGATGACTTCAATCGCAAGGTGTTCGTGCCACAGATCGAAGGCAGCAAAACCAGCCTTGAGCTGCCCGGGATCGTCGACGAAGTCGTGACGCTGGCCGAGATCAAGGCCGAGGACGGCAGTTCCTACCGCGCCTTCGTCACGCACACCGTCAATCCCTACGGCTTCCCGGCCAAAGACCGCAGCGGTCGTCTCGACCTGCTGGAGCCGCCGCATCTCGGCGCGCTGATCGCCAAGTGTGCGGGCGCATCCATCACGCCCGCCAGCGCCGCCAACACGACCCCCACCGAATCCCAGGAGTAA
- a CDS encoding helix-turn-helix transcriptional regulator, with product MQNHASSVQTGRSLTRSLPDGVTRIALDENELAARWGLSVKTLRRWRQEQLGPVFCKLGARVTYLISEIEAFERRVSRYSTFARAYQ from the coding sequence ATGCAAAACCATGCCTCATCTGTTCAAACCGGCCGGAGCCTGACCCGGTCTCTTCCCGACGGCGTCACCCGCATCGCCCTCGACGAAAACGAGCTCGCCGCCCGCTGGGGGCTCTCCGTCAAAACCCTGCGCCGTTGGCGGCAGGAACAGCTCGGCCCCGTCTTCTGCAAGCTCGGGGCGCGCGTCACCTATCTGATCTCCGAAATCGAAGCCTTCGAGCGCCGCGTCTCGCGCTACTCGACCTTCGCTCGGGCATACCAGTGA
- a CDS encoding helix-turn-helix domain-containing protein: MNAPAIPKTLPSEEDIALARESGRALSTVLQTRSETQQIDFHDDKGAVRAVRIPTSALRLLLEVLTEIGQGNAVSIIPIHAELTTQDAADVLNVSRPFLVQLLEKGDMPFHKIGTHRRVRYQDVVAYKKRIDAERRKALDELAAQAQELGMGY; encoded by the coding sequence GTGAACGCTCCCGCCATTCCCAAAACCCTGCCCTCTGAAGAGGACATCGCGCTCGCCCGGGAATCTGGCCGCGCGCTGTCGACCGTGCTCCAGACCCGCTCTGAAACCCAACAGATCGACTTTCACGACGACAAAGGCGCGGTGCGTGCCGTGCGTATCCCGACCTCGGCACTGCGCCTGCTGCTTGAAGTTCTGACCGAGATCGGCCAGGGCAATGCGGTATCGATCATCCCGATCCATGCCGAGCTGACGACCCAGGATGCGGCCGACGTGCTCAACGTTTCGCGCCCCTTCCTTGTCCAATTGCTGGAGAAAGGCGACATGCCATTCCACAAGATTGGCACCCATCGCCGCGTGCGCTACCAGGATGTCGTCGCCTACAAGAAACGCATTGATGCCGAGCGTCGCAAGGCCTTGGATGAACTGGCTGCGCAGGCTCAGGAACTCGGCATGGGGTATTGA
- a CDS encoding PIN domain-containing protein, protein MSSHFTVVYDACVLYPAPLRDLLMHLALSDLYRARWSDMIHDEWTRNVQANRPDLAPAQLSRTRQLMNAHVRDCLVSGFEHLIPSIQLPDADDRHVVAAAIHAGASLIVTFNLKDFPVESLKPYNLAAQHPDDFIVDLLDLQPAGVLEAVASHRRSLRNPPKTADEYLDTLLAQGLTQSVAVMRQWTVAM, encoded by the coding sequence ATGAGCTCGCATTTCACTGTCGTCTACGACGCATGCGTGCTGTATCCGGCACCCTTGCGCGACCTACTGATGCATCTGGCCCTCTCGGATCTGTACCGGGCGCGCTGGAGCGACATGATCCACGACGAGTGGACTCGCAATGTCCAAGCCAATCGACCGGACTTGGCCCCAGCGCAGTTGAGCCGCACGCGGCAGTTGATGAATGCGCATGTGCGCGACTGCTTGGTCTCGGGGTTCGAGCACCTCATTCCCTCAATCCAATTGCCCGATGCCGATGACCGCCATGTGGTGGCCGCAGCCATCCACGCAGGTGCCAGTCTGATCGTGACCTTCAACCTCAAAGACTTTCCGGTCGAGTCGCTCAAGCCCTACAACCTTGCCGCGCAGCATCCGGATGATTTCATCGTCGATCTGCTGGATTTGCAGCCTGCGGGCGTGCTTGAAGCAGTGGCGAGTCATCGGCGGTCACTCAGGAATCCACCCAAGACGGCAGACGAATATCTGGACACCTTGCTGGCGCAAGGTTTGACTCAATCGGTGGCGGTGATGCGCCAATGGACTGTGGCCATGTGA
- a CDS encoding DUF2924 domain-containing protein translates to MNEKQASIAARIAELSSLPIAELWPVWDRYFSSRPINPNRVFIESRIAYKMQEEAFGGLAHNTRQRLEAIGAKHSKIKLRARPRDINFAPGTVLLREWGDREHKVAVTADGLFEYEGSTFKSLTAVARQITGTHWSGPLFFGLTAKAGAQ, encoded by the coding sequence ATGAACGAGAAACAAGCATCCATCGCCGCACGGATTGCGGAGCTGTCCAGCCTGCCCATCGCCGAGCTGTGGCCAGTGTGGGATCGGTACTTCAGCAGCCGCCCCATCAACCCCAACCGCGTCTTCATCGAGTCGCGCATCGCCTACAAGATGCAGGAGGAGGCCTTCGGCGGTCTGGCGCATAACACCCGCCAGCGCTTGGAGGCCATCGGTGCCAAGCATTCCAAGATCAAGCTGCGGGCGCGTCCGCGCGACATCAACTTCGCGCCCGGCACCGTGCTGCTGCGCGAATGGGGCGACCGCGAGCACAAGGTGGCGGTCACCGCCGACGGCCTGTTCGAGTACGAGGGTAGCACCTTCAAGAGCCTGACGGCGGTGGCCCGGCAGATCACCGGCACGCACTGGTCGGGGCCGCTGTTCTTCGGCCTTACGGCCAAGGCAGGTGCGCAATGA
- a CDS encoding recombinase family protein produces MSDATQIASPKARKRCAVYCRVSSDERLDQEFNSIDAQKEAGHAYVASQRAEGWIPVADDYDDPGFSGGNTDRPGLKRLMADIERGQIDIVVVYKIDRLTRSLADFSKMVEVFERQGVSFVSVTQQFNTTTSMGRLMLNVLLSFAQFEREVTGERIRDKIAASKRKGMWMGGVPPLGFDVENRLLVINDTEAAVVRRIFEEMLSIGSPTQIAAKLTLDGITTKAWTTQDGQTRPGTRIDKKYLHKLLRNRIYLGELSHKGSWYPGVHQAIIDPGLWGRVHEVLAKDGHTRSVETKIRSRTDALLRGLLYAPSGERMYPTYSRKNGRKYHYYVSKSEARFGAPGKGYERLPAPEIEGAVVAQIRTVLTSPETVASVVRHIQQNQKTLGAQIDEATTVMAMAGFGRLNNVWDQLFPVERHRIANLMIERIDLVHAGEVQGIKVKWREVGWNALMKEFAPDSIGAELLEVEA; encoded by the coding sequence ATGAGCGACGCCACCCAAATCGCCTCTCCCAAGGCGCGCAAACGCTGCGCGGTCTACTGCCGGGTGTCTTCGGACGAACGCCTTGACCAGGAGTTCAACTCCATCGACGCGCAGAAGGAGGCTGGCCATGCCTACGTCGCCAGCCAACGCGCAGAAGGCTGGATTCCGGTGGCCGACGACTACGACGACCCCGGTTTCTCCGGCGGCAACACGGATCGTCCCGGGCTAAAACGCCTGATGGCCGACATCGAGCGCGGCCAGATCGACATCGTGGTGGTCTACAAGATCGACCGCCTGACGCGCAGCCTCGCCGACTTCTCCAAGATGGTCGAGGTGTTCGAGCGCCAGGGCGTGTCGTTCGTATCGGTCACGCAGCAGTTCAACACCACCACCTCGATGGGGCGGCTGATGCTCAACGTGCTGCTGTCCTTCGCCCAGTTCGAGCGCGAGGTCACCGGCGAGCGCATCCGCGACAAGATCGCCGCCAGCAAGCGCAAAGGAATGTGGATGGGGGGCGTGCCGCCGCTCGGCTTCGACGTCGAGAACCGTCTGCTGGTCATCAACGACACCGAGGCGGCGGTGGTGCGGCGCATCTTCGAGGAGATGCTGAGCATCGGTTCGCCCACCCAGATTGCAGCCAAGCTGACGCTGGATGGCATCACGACCAAGGCCTGGACGACGCAAGACGGCCAAACGCGGCCGGGCACGCGCATCGACAAGAAGTACCTGCACAAGCTGCTGCGCAACCGCATCTACCTCGGGGAGTTGTCGCACAAGGGCAGTTGGTACCCGGGCGTGCATCAAGCCATCATCGATCCCGGGCTGTGGGGGCGGGTTCACGAGGTGCTGGCCAAGGACGGTCACACCCGGTCGGTGGAAACCAAGATCCGGTCGCGCACCGACGCCTTGCTGCGCGGCCTGCTGTACGCGCCATCGGGCGAGCGGATGTACCCGACCTACTCGCGCAAGAACGGGCGCAAGTACCATTACTACGTGTCCAAGTCGGAGGCGCGGTTCGGTGCGCCGGGCAAGGGCTACGAGCGCCTGCCCGCGCCGGAGATCGAGGGGGCGGTAGTCGCCCAGATCCGAACGGTGTTGACCAGCCCGGAGACCGTGGCGTCGGTGGTGCGGCACATCCAACAGAACCAGAAAACGCTGGGGGCCCAGATCGACGAGGCCACCACGGTGATGGCCATGGCTGGGTTCGGACGGCTCAACAACGTGTGGGATCAACTGTTCCCGGTCGAGCGCCACCGCATCGCCAATCTGATGATCGAGCGCATCGACCTCGTCCATGCGGGCGAGGTGCAGGGGATCAAGGTGAAGTGGCGCGAGGTGGGTTGGAACGCGCTGATGAAGGAATTCGCGCCCGACAGCATCGGTGCCGAACTGCTGGAGGTCGAAGCCTGA
- a CDS encoding LacI family transcriptional regulator, whose protein sequence is MSLKHRGRAKGDPVTYQTPLPAGGVQMETFLPWTLVRRGLKKQVITPLDAPQEFLDEARRERQVREMAQDTPLMRALGLAHHWQRLLDEGRFSSMTEIAAAEGIDLGQASKMSRLAQLAPDLIEAIALGRLEVGVSQLQRGKLSASWLAQREALVAGSR, encoded by the coding sequence ATGAGTCTCAAGCATCGTGGCCGGGCCAAGGGCGACCCGGTGACGTATCAGACGCCGCTGCCCGCTGGCGGCGTGCAGATGGAGACCTTTCTGCCCTGGACACTGGTGCGCCGGGGTCTGAAGAAGCAGGTCATCACGCCGCTGGACGCGCCGCAGGAATTCCTGGACGAGGCCCGCCGTGAGCGGCAGGTGCGCGAGATGGCGCAGGACACCCCCTTGATGCGGGCGCTCGGCCTCGCGCACCACTGGCAGCGCCTGCTGGACGAAGGACGGTTCAGTTCGATGACCGAGATCGCGGCGGCCGAGGGCATCGACCTCGGCCAAGCGAGCAAGATGAGCCGACTGGCACAACTGGCCCCCGACTTGATCGAAGCCATCGCCCTGGGCCGCCTCGAAGTGGGCGTCAGCCAGTTGCAGCGCGGCAAGTTGTCGGCGTCCTGGCTGGCGCAACGAGAGGCCCTGGTGGCAGGCTCGCGCTGA
- a CDS encoding HAD-IA family hydrolase has translation MKFAHVRAVLFDLDGTLIDSAPDLAWAADQLRRTRGLEPLPLAHYRPAVGAGARGLIHAALGLGPEHPEFDALKHEFFDTYQGCMHQRTQAFEQVNETVAALLQYGMAWAVVTNKIERFALPITAALPLFASAGTVIGGDTTAHPKPHPAPLLEAARRLGCAPAHCIYVGDDRRDIEAGRAAGMATVAALYGYIGHADDPHTWGADAAIHAPLELLNFLQSGVH, from the coding sequence ATGAAATTTGCCCATGTACGCGCGGTGCTGTTCGACCTCGACGGCACCCTGATCGACAGCGCGCCCGACCTGGCCTGGGCCGCCGACCAACTGCGCCGCACGCGCGGCCTAGAGCCGCTGCCGCTGGCCCACTACCGCCCGGCCGTCGGCGCCGGGGCGCGCGGGCTGATCCACGCCGCGCTCGGCTTGGGCCCCGAACACCCCGAATTCGATGCGCTCAAACACGAGTTCTTCGACACCTACCAAGGCTGCATGCACCAGCGCACCCAAGCCTTTGAGCAAGTGAACGAAACAGTCGCCGCGCTGCTCCAATACGGCATGGCCTGGGCCGTGGTCACCAACAAAATCGAGCGCTTCGCCCTGCCCATTACCGCCGCGCTGCCGCTGTTTGCCAGCGCCGGCACGGTTATCGGTGGCGACACCACGGCGCACCCCAAACCGCACCCAGCCCCGCTGCTGGAGGCGGCGCGCCGGCTGGGCTGCGCCCCCGCGCACTGCATCTATGTGGGCGACGACCGGCGCGACATCGAAGCCGGCCGCGCCGCCGGCATGGCCACGGTGGCCGCGCTGTACGGCTACATCGGCCACGCCGACGACCCCCACACTTGGGGGGCCGACGCCGCCATCCATGCCCCGCTCGAACTGTTGAACTTTTTGCAATCGGGTGTACACTAA
- the ubiG gene encoding bifunctional 2-polyprenyl-6-hydroxyphenol methylase/3-demethylubiquinol 3-O-methyltransferase UbiG yields MDKPLNADPAELAKFSELAHRWWDPESEFRPLHQINPLRLGWIETLVPLSGKTVLDVGCGGGILADAMARKGAQVLGIDLATKALKVAQLHALEAETPRVSYREVSAEQLAQEQPAHYDVVTCMEMLEHVPDPASVVQACAALVKPGGWVFFSTLNRNPKSFVFAIIGAEYVLKLLPKGTHEYAKFIRPSELVGHCRAAGLQAQGMRGLQYNPLTRRYWLDADTSVNYLVATQKPFA; encoded by the coding sequence ATGGACAAACCCCTCAACGCCGACCCGGCCGAACTGGCCAAATTCTCCGAGCTCGCGCACCGCTGGTGGGACCCCGAGAGCGAATTCCGCCCGCTGCACCAGATCAACCCCCTGCGCTTGGGCTGGATCGAAACCCTCGTCCCCTTGAGCGGCAAAACCGTGCTCGATGTGGGCTGCGGCGGCGGCATCTTGGCCGACGCCATGGCACGCAAGGGCGCCCAGGTGCTGGGCATCGATTTGGCCACCAAAGCGCTCAAGGTGGCGCAGCTGCACGCGCTCGAGGCCGAAACCCCGCGCGTCAGCTACCGCGAAGTCAGCGCCGAACAACTGGCGCAAGAGCAGCCCGCGCACTACGACGTGGTCACCTGCATGGAAATGCTCGAGCACGTGCCCGACCCGGCCTCGGTGGTGCAAGCCTGCGCGGCCTTGGTCAAGCCCGGCGGCTGGGTGTTTTTTTCCACCCTCAACCGCAACCCCAAGTCGTTCGTGTTTGCCATCATCGGTGCCGAATACGTGCTCAAGCTGCTGCCCAAAGGCACGCACGAATACGCCAAATTCATCCGCCCCAGCGAACTGGTGGGCCACTGTCGCGCCGCCGGCCTGCAAGCGCAAGGCATGCGCGGCTTGCAGTACAACCCGCTCACGCGCCGCTACTGGCTCGACGCCGACACCAGCGTCAACTACCTCGTGGCCACCCAAAAACCATTCGCATAA